The Stigmatella ashevillena genomic sequence CGCGAAGGTGCCATTGCCCTGCCCCAGCAGCACGCTGACCGAGTCATCGCTGTAATTGCCCACGACCAGGTCCGGCTTGTTGTCGCGGTTGAAGTCGGCCGTGTCCAGCGAGCGAGGCCCGGGGCGCACCAGGGTGGCGCCCAGCGAGGTGAAGGCCCGAGCGCCGTCATTGCGCAGCGAGGTGACGTTGCTGGCCCCGCTGTTGGCGGTGGCGATGTCCGGCCGCCCATCGCCATTGAGGTCCACCACCAACACCGCGTAGGGCGTGCTGCCGGTGGCGTGCGTCTTGCTCTCCCCGAAGGTGCCATCGCCGTTGCCGTAGAACACCCGCACGTTGCTCGCACCCGAGTTGGCGGCGACGATGTCCAGGTGGCCATCCTGATCGAAGTCCGCGGTGGCCACCCCGCGCGGCGAGGAGCCGGAGGACAGGGTGGAAGGGGTATAGCCCCCCGCGCCATTGTCCAGCAGCAGGCTCACGTTGCCCGTGTTCAGGTTGGCCGTCACCAGGTCCACGCGCCCATCGCCGTTGAAGTCCCCGCTCGTCAGGCCCTGCGGGTTCGTGGCGCCGGTGCCGATCGGCACGCTCGTGAAGGCGGTGAACGTCCCGTTGCCGAGCCCCCGCGCGATGTCGAGCGACGAGTTCCCCTCAGAGGCGACCACCAGGTCCGGACGGCCGTCTCCATCGATGTCCGGCGTCACGGCCGCCGAGGGCTTGCTGGAGACCGCCAGCTGGCGGGCGGCTTCGATGAAGCCCTCGCAGCGGTCCGCCCGCGTGTTGAGCAGGACGGAGACGCCGCTGCTGCCCAGCGCGGCCACCACATCGGGCCGGCCGCTGAGGTCGGCATCCACCACCACCACCGCCGCGTTGGCGCCTCCGGCCGGCACGCTCATCGGCGTGGGGGCCAAGGAGCCATCTCCACGGCCCTTCAGGACGAGCACGGCGTTGCCCACGCCCGCCACCACCACGTCCGGGTGCCCGTTCCCGTCCAGATCCTCCACCACCACATCCGAGGGGGTTCCCCCGGTGTTCACGGGCGGCAGCACGGAGAAGGTGCCATTGCCGTTGCCCTGCGCCACGCTCACCAGCCCTTGCGTGCCCCGGGCCACCACCAGGTCCAGCTGCCCATCCCGGTTCAGCTCCGTCACCACGAGCGCCACCGTGCCCAGGCCCACCCCCAGCGGCGCGGCGGCCCCGAACGAGCCCGAGCCCATGCCCAGCATCACCTGCACATCGCCGGCGGGGTCTCCGAACGCCAGGTCCAGCCGGTCATCGCGGTTGAAGTCCCCGGCGGCCAAGGCCCCGGGCGTTCCACCCACGGTGCTCACGCTGGGGGCCGCGAAGCCCGAGGCCGTGCCGAGAACAGTCTCCACGGTGCCCGCGTCCGTGGCCCCGGCCCAGTCCAAGCGGCCATCCCGGTTGAAGTCTCCCACCGCCAGCCCCCGCGCCACACCCGAGAGCGTGGCCACGAGGCTCGGCGTTCCCAGGCCCGTGGCCTGGCCATTCACCAGGAAGACCTTCTTGCTGCTGGAGGCCACCAGCACGTCCGGCTTTCCATCTCGGTTGATGTCCGCCACGAGCAGGGCCTGGGCGTTCTCTCCGGCGCCCAGGCTCACGGCGGTGGGCGCCCCGAAGGAGCCCAGGCCATTGCCCTTGAGCACCTGGAGCTCGCTCGAGGTGGCGCTGCCCACCACCAGGTCCATGCGACCATCGCCATCCAGGTCCGCGCGGCCCATGCGCTGAGCGTGGGGGCCCGCGGGCACCGTCCCGGGCGGCTCGAAGCGCAGCCCATTGCGCAGGTTGACGCCCTCCAGGATGACGCTCGAGGGCAGCGCGCCCGACACCTGCGCGGTGAAGCGCATCCGGGTCTGCGCATCGGCGAACGGCACGTCCGCGGTGCTGTTCCAGAGGAACGCGTGCGTGGTGCCCGTGGGGGACGTGGTGATGCCCTGGAGCCCCGAGCCCGTGAGGGAGCCTGCCTGGGTGACGCGCTTGAAGACGCCCTCGGACTCGTACTCGATGAGGACCGTCGCCCGCGCCGACTGCGGCTGAGAGACGGTGTACTCGACCGTCACGCAGCCCTCGGCGGGGTTCACGGGCAGATGGGGGTTGGACACCTGCGCGCCGGGCCGCAAGAAGGTGACGGCGACGGAGCCCACCTTGCCGCCCCCCGTGGCGTTCACCGTCTTTACCCCCGAGGTCTGCGAGCTGAGCTGGGACAGGAGCTGCCCATCGCCATCCGTGGTCCCCAGGGGCACGGTGAAGGTGTTCTGGGTGCCGCTCGCGCTGAACACGATCTCCAGGCCCGGGATGCGGTTGCCGAAGGAATCCTCGGCGGTGGCCGTCAGGAAGGTCTGCGCGACGCCATCGGCCTCCAGCTCCGTGGGCACGGCCGTCAGCACCAGTTGGTGGACGGGGCCCGAGGAGAAGGTGACGTTCTTGGGATCCAGCGCCAGCGAGCCCACCTGGGCCTGCACGCTCTTCACCTCGGCCCGCGTGGACTTCAGCCGGGCGACGAACTCGCCCGCCGTGTTGGAGGCGCCGCTGGACGCATCCAACGTGTTGCCCAATCCAGACACCGTGAGGGAGACCGGCACGCCCACCACGGCGTTGCCATAGGCATCCCGAACCTTCACCAGGAGGGTGGCCTGGGCGGTGTTGTCCGCGGGGACCGGCGTGGCGGGCGTGATGGTGAGCGAGGAGGTGATGAGGGCGGGCACGCTGGCGGTGATCGCGAACGGATCGCTCACCGCCGGGACCAGCCCCGTCGAGGTGGCGCGCAACTGGTAGCCCCCCCCTGCCTGCTGGATGCTCAAGTCATTGAAGGTGGCCAGCCCGGATGAGGGCACCTGGCTCGTGGTGCCTTGCAGCGTGGCCCCCTGGGAGATCTCCAGGCCCATCGCTACTGGGCCGGTGGCCGCCGTCGCCACGTTGTCATGGGCATCGCGCACCTGGACCACGGTCTCCAGCGGCGAGCCCGCGGTGACGCTGGAGGGCGGCTGGGTGAAGAACACCAGCTTCTGGGCGGGGCCGGCGATGAACACCACCTGGGGGCTCTGCGCCACCGCGGCGCCATTCAAGGTGGCATGGACCTGCTTGGCCTCGGCCCGGGTGGAGCGCAGCGTCGCGGAGAACCGTCCATCCGCGCCCGTGGTTCCCCCCGCGGAGGACAGGGTGTTGTTCGTCCCCGAGACGGTCACCCCCACGGCCTGCCCCGCCACCGGGTTGCCGAAGGCATCCTTCGCGGTGACGGTGAGCGTGGTGGTGTCCACGTCATCGGCCACCACGGGGCTCTTGCTCACCTCCACCGTCGTCTGGTCGAGCGAGGGGTCCAGGGTGGCGATGTCGAACGGCTCGCTCTGCACCACCGGCAAGCTCCCCGCGCTGGCGCTCAGCAGGTAGCCCACGCCGGGTTGCTGGATGCTCAAATCGTCGAAGGTGGCTACACCCAGGGCCGTCGTCCGCACGCCCGTGCCCAGGAGCGTCGCGCCGTTCGGGGCCACCAACGTCAGCGTCACCGCCAGGCTCGAGGTCTGCACGGTATTGCCGTGCGCATCGAACACCTGGACTCGCACGGCGGGCGTCAGCGTCTGGCCCACCGGGGTCGTGTCCGGCGGCTGCGTCGCGAAGACCAACTGCGCGGGCGGCCCGGGAACGAAGAGGACTTCCGGGTGGGGCGGCAGCACCGTGGTGCCCAGCGTGGCCTCCACCGTCTTCAGCTCGGCCTTCGTGGAGCGCAGCGTCGCGGAGAACCGGCCGTCCGCGCCGGTGGTGCCTCCCGTGGACGAGAGCACATTGTCCACCCCGGTGACGGCGAGCCCCACCGGCTGGCCTCCCAGGGAATTGCCGAACGCGTCCCGCACGGTGACGGTGATGACGGTGGAATCCACGCCATCGGCCACCACGGGGCTCTTGCTCACCTCCACCGTCGTCTTCTCGATGGAGGGCACCGTGGAGACGATGTCGAACGGCTCGCTCTGCACCCCCGGCAGGCTCCCCGCGCTGGCGTTCAGCAGGTAGCCCACGCCGGGTTGCTGGATGCTCAAATCGTCGAAGGTGGCCACCCCCGTGGCCGTCGTCCGCGCGGCCATGCCCTGGAGCGTCGCGCCGTTCGAGGCCACCAGCGTCAGCGTCACCGCCAGGCCCGAGGTCTGCACGGCATTGCCGTGCGCATCGAACACCTGAACCTGCACGGCGGGCGTCAGGGGCTGGCCCACCAGCGTCGTATCGGGCGGCTCGGTCCGGAAGGCCAGCCGCGCGGGCGGCCCGGGAACGAACGTCACCGTGGGATGCGGCGGCAGCACCGTGCCGGCCATGACGGCCTCCACGGTCTTCTGCTCGGCCTTGGTGGAGCTCAGCTTCGTGGTGAACGTGCCGTCCGCTCCCGTCACGCCCCCGGTGGGCAAGAGCACGTTGAGCGTTCCCGTGACGGAAAAGCCAATCGTCTGTCCCGCCACCGGGTTGCCGAACGCGTCCCGCGCGGTGAGGGTGATGGAGGTGAAGTCCTCGCCATCGGCCACCACGGTGAGCTTCGAGGGCTCGACCACCACGGTGGTCTTCGAGGGGTCCACGGCACCCGCGACGATGTCGAAGGGCTCGCTCAGCACCGAGGCATAGCGGGGCGCGCTGGCACGCAGCCGGTACCCCGTGCCCGCCTTCCTCACCTCGAGGTTCGAGAAGGCCGCGGTGCCCCCGGTGGTCGTCTGCACGGGGCTGCCGTCCAGCACGGTGCCACCCGAGACGGACTCCAGCACCAGCGTCACCTCCACCGGCTCCAGGGGCACGTTGCCGCTGCTGTCTTCCACGCGGACCTGCACGGCCGGAGAGAACAACGCCCCCGCGGCCGACACGGGGGGCGGCTGGGTGAGGAACGAGAGCCCCGAGTTGCCCGGAACGAACGTCACCTCCGGCTGCTGCGCGAGCGTCACCTGCTCGCTCCCGGTTCCCGCGGTGACGGTGAGCACCTTCGTCTCCGCACGCGTGGAGGCGAGGGTGCCTTCCGCCACCCCCAGCGCGTCCGTCTCGGGCGGCGGCACCAGGAGGTTGTCCGTCCCCGTCGCGGAGAAGGCCACGGCCTGCCCCTTCAACACCTTGCCCGACCGGTCCCGCACCGTGATGATGACGCGCGCGGTGCTCACCCCATCCGCGGGGATGCCCGAAGCGGGCACCACCTCGACGGTGGAGCGCGCCGCATCCGGCACCTGCTTCAGCTCACCCACGTTGATCGGCGGATGTCCGTCGATGCAGGCAGCGGCCAGGGACAGAAGCAACAGCGCGAGTGACAGACGCGTGGGCACAGGGGCATTCCTTCGAACGGCGCCACGGAAGCGGCGCCGCCTCGACAGATACGGCCCCCGAAATATAAAAGATTCACAAATTGACGTGAAGTTCTACAGCTTTGCCAAACAGGCAGACTGCCGAGGGGATGGCCTTCTTGCCCGGTGAGAAAAACCGTTTCACGTCTCGGCAAATCCTCGTGGAAGTCCCCCGCCGCTGTGCGTGAAACCAGACGCGCACCCGGTGTTTCCCAGGCGCGGATGCCGGGGCCCCTGTCTGGGTAAAAGCGGCCCCGGCCCCCCGCGAAGCGGCCGCCTTCTCAGCTCTTGTACTTCACCGTGCAGCCGTACGGCTCGGAGGTCAGCGTCGGCACCGCCTTGCCCGTGGTGAGCGCATCGAGCGCGGTCTTCACGTAGTTGACGTCCGTGTCCTTCTTGCCGCGCGGGTCATCGTCGATGGCGCCCGAGTAGCGCAGCACGCCCTTCTCATCGATGACGTACATGTGCGGCGTCGTCTTCGCGCTGTAGGTGTGGCCCACCTTGCCGTCGGTGTCCAAGAGCACCGGGTAGCTGAAGCCCTCGGTCTTCTTCCAGGTGGCGGACTTGTCCGCCGTATTGTCGGCGGTGGAGTCCACGGCCAGCCACACCACCTTGCTGGCGTCGTAGCCTTTCTTGGTGGTCTCCATGGTGTGGGCGCCGTAGTGGCGTTGAACGAAGGGGCAGCCCGGGTTGGTCCACTCGAGCACCACCAGCTTGCCCTTGTACTGAGACAGCGAGTGCTCCTTGCCCGTCTCGTCCTTCAGCTTGAAATCGGGGGCGGGCTTGCCTACTTCGGCGGTGTCCGCGGCCAGGGCGGGGACGGCCAGACCGAGGACCGAGGTGAGCGCGACAGCAGTGAGGGCACGCTTCATGGCTTCATCTCCTTCAGAGTGCTTCAGGGGTGTTTGAGAGGTGCTGGAAACAGTGTGGGCTTTGGCATCGGCGTGAAGGTGGGACGGCCCGGCGGCGCGAGCCACCCTCACGTCGCATCGGTGCGGCGTCCGGCCGCACGCTCGACGGCCTGAATGACGAGCTCCTGCGTGAGCAGCTCCGGCAACACCTCGGGCCGGTCCGGCGCCGAGGGGCTGATGACCAGGTACATGGGCACGCCGGCCCGGCCGTGCGCGGCCAGGCGGGCCGAGATGCGCTCATCCCGGCGCGTCCAGTCCGCCACGAAGAAGGCCACCTGGTGCTGGGCGAAGGCGGCGCGCACGTCCTCGCGCGACAGCACGGTGCGCTCGTTGAACTTGCAGGTGAGACACCAATCCGCGGTGAAGTCGATGAAGACGGGCTGGCCCGCCTTGAGCGCCGCGGCCACCGCGCCTTCCTCCCAGGGCTGCGCCTCCGTCACCGTGGAGGCCCGGCGCCCGGAGGCCGCCTCCTCGAAGCGCAGGGCAAAGCCGCCGATGCCCACCAGCAGCACGAGCGCCACGCCACGCCCCACCCACCGCCATGTGCCCTCGGTGGACTGCGACTGGCCATACAGCCACGCGCCCAGGGCCACCGCCACGAGGAACGCGAGCAGCCGCGCCATGCCGTCCACCCCGGCCAGCCCTCCCATCACCCAGAGGAGCCACACCGTGGTGCCCAGCAGCGCGAAGCCCAGAAGCTGCTTGCCCACCTCCATCCACGCGCCCGGCTTCGGCAACCGCTGGGCCAGGCCCGGCACCATCACCAGCGCACAGAAGGGCAGCGCCAACCCGAGCCCCAAGGCGACGAAGGTGGCCACCACCGTGAGCGGCCCCGCCGCGAAGGCGAAGCCCACCGCCGTGCCCAACAGGGGCGCCGAGCACGGCGTGGCGAGCACCACCGCCAACACGCCCTCGCCCGCGCTGCGCGCCAGACCGCTCGAGGCATCCACCTTGCCCGCCAGCGCCGTGCCATCCGCTCCCAGTTGGTAGACCCCGAACAGGTTGAGCGCGAACGCCACCAGCACCGCGCTTACCGCGGCGACGAAGAGCGGCTCTTGGAACTGGAAGCCCCAGCCTACCTGGGCCCCTCCGGCGCGCACCGCCAGCACCACGGCGGCCAGCACGCCCATCGTCCCGACGATTCCGCCCGTGTAGGCCAGGGCGTGCGAGCCCACGTGCCTGCGGTCCTCCTGGACGAGGCGCGTGAAGCCATACGCCTTGAGCGCCAGCACCGGGAAGACGCACGGCATAAGGTTGAGGATGGCACCACCCAGGAAGGCGAACAGCAGCGCCAGCCCCAGGGACAACGAGGACTCGGCCGGGGCGGCCACTGCGGGAACGGCGGCCACCGCGCTCCCCGGGCCCGCGAAGGCAGGCGCCGGTGCCGCACCCACCGCGTCCGGCGGGGCCGCCTCCATGGGCGCCATCGCCAGGTCCACTTCCACCGGCCGGAACCCCACCTGGGCCGTGCCCAACCGCAGCACCCCCTTGAGGCGGGGAGCCTGCCCGGCCGCTGCTCCCGGTTCGGCCTTCCCCTCCAGCCGGAACCGGCCCGGGGCCTCTTGGGTGAGGGCCACCTTGGCGATTCCCGCGAGGCGCTCGGGCACGAAGAAGTCGGCCTCCACACCGGGCAGCGGCTGGCCATCGCGCGCCGCGACGGTCAGCGTTCCCGTGAAGGGCTGCCCCGCCCGCAGGGAGGGCGCATCCAATGAGAGCGACGCCGTGTGGCCCGCCGCCTCCCCGTCGAGTGGGACCTGGGCCGCGAACGCATCAAAGGCGGCCGTGGCCGCCACGTCCCGCAGCGTCTCCGGCCCCACGGGCACGGAGCGGGAGAGGACCATCTCCGCGGGGATGCACCGCTCGGCGCACACGAGCGCATCCACGGCGGCCGAGAGCGTGAGCGCCCCCTGGGCCTGGGCAGAGGCATGGGCCTCGGCGAAGAGGACCACCTCCTTGTGATACCCGTGGGTGGTGATGAAGCCGTCAGGGGTGCGGAAGGTGGAGGGGAAGGGCCAGCGCAGCGCACCCACGGTGGTGCCAGGCGTGTCCCAGGACACCTCGGTGGACAGCCCCGAATCCCCGGGGTTCTTCCAATAGATGTGCCATTCCGGGTCCATCCGGAAGCGGACGCCCACCCGGAACGGGTCTCCATGCTTCACCTGGGTGGCATCCACCAGCAGCGCCGCCTCCAGGCGAGGGGTGCCCTCATCCAGCGCCCCGCTGCGGACGGCCGAGGGGGGCACTTCTGCCCACGCCACCGCGCCACACGCCCACAAGAGCACCCCGGCCCACATCGCTCGCCACTGCCGCGTCATGCGCCTCCCGTTAATCCACCCGCGGGCGGCGTGCCACCCAGAGTGAGGCCCTGCTCAACCCATGCAAGCGGGCGGGCATTCCTTCAAACAGTGGGTGACGGGAGGCTCAGGGGAGTTTCAAGCGGGCCGTGGAAAGGCCGGGAGGCGGCTCAATGCTCCACCTTCTTCTTGGGGAAGGCGGGCAGACGCATCACCTGGCTGACGGAGGTCCGGGCGCCCTCGGCCTTGGCGCGACGCACCAGGAGTGCGGGCAGCTCGGCCACGCGGCGCTCCACGGCCAGGCGCAGGTCCGCCAGCCGCTCCAGGTGGCGGCGCGCGGGCACATCCTCCACTGCCAGCCGCACCAACTCCCGCAGGGACGCCTCGGCCTGGGCGAGGGCCCGCCCGGCAGCCTCCACATCGCGCCGGGAGAGCGACTTCCAGGCAGTCCCCTCGGCGGCCACCAGGTCCAACTCCACGTTCACCGCGGTCACCCGCCGTCCCTGCACGCTGTCGGGCGTCACGCGGACGACGGGAATGGAGGGCCGACGCGTGTCGCCGTTCTCCAGGTAGGAGGCGGTGAGGGCGAAGTTCCAATCGGGCGAGGCCAGTCGCCCGCTGAAGAGGGCGCGGCGGAGGCACGCCTGGGAGACGGCCCCGAGGAGCACGCTCATGGCATCTCCCTCCAGGCGAGTGGAGTAGCGGTGACGGCAGCGCAGCTCGGAGAAGCCCGAGGGCAGCACGTGGACGCGAGCATCCGAGGCCACCTCGCCGAACAGCTCGGTCACCATGCCGGCCACGGTGGTGGGCAGCGCCTCGGCGTCATCCGCGTGGGCAAAGCCCGTTCCAGAAGGGGCGCTGAGCGCCTCGAGCATCTCGGGGATGTAGTGGCGCCCCAGGCCGAGCGCATGGAGGGTGACGCCGGAGTCGGCCACCTTGGAGCCCAGCGTCTTGAAGTCCGCCAGGGCGGCGGGGCCCACGGAAGGCTCGCCATCGGTGAGCAGCAGGAGCTTGCGGCGGGCGCCGGGGATGAGCACGCGGTGGAGCGAGGAGGAGCCCAGATCCACCGCCTCGTGCAGAGCGGTGCCCGAGCCGGTCTCCAGGGCGGAGAGCCGCTCGGACAGCTCGGTCTTGGCATCGGGCTCCATGGCGCGCACGGGCAGGAGCTGCTCGGGGACACCATCGAAGGCGAGCAGGCCGATGTAGTCGCGCGGCCCGGCCTGGGCCACGAGGGACTGGGCGGCATCGACGGCGGCCACCAGGGGGGCCCCGCGCATGGAAGCGCTGCGATCGATGAG encodes the following:
- a CDS encoding vWA domain-containing protein gives rise to the protein MKQKAWAMERDGEQGKEVLLLVTLEAEENTPRAPVAVNLLIDRSASMRGAPLVAAVDAAQSLVAQAGPRDYIGLLAFDGVPEQLLPVRAMEPDAKTELSERLSALETGSGTALHEAVDLGSSSLHRVLIPGARRKLLLLTDGEPSVGPAALADFKTLGSKVADSGVTLHALGLGRHYIPEMLEALSAPSGTGFAHADDAEALPTTVAGMVTELFGEVASDARVHVLPSGFSELRCRHRYSTRLEGDAMSVLLGAVSQACLRRALFSGRLASPDWNFALTASYLENGDTRRPSIPVVRVTPDSVQGRRVTAVNVELDLVAAEGTAWKSLSRRDVEAAGRALAQAEASLRELVRLAVEDVPARRHLERLADLRLAVERRVAELPALLVRRAKAEGARTSVSQVMRLPAFPKKKVEH
- a CDS encoding redoxin domain-containing protein, which translates into the protein MKRALTAVALTSVLGLAVPALAADTAEVGKPAPDFKLKDETGKEHSLSQYKGKLVVLEWTNPGCPFVQRHYGAHTMETTKKGYDASKVVWLAVDSTADNTADKSATWKKTEGFSYPVLLDTDGKVGHTYSAKTTPHMYVIDEKGVLRYSGAIDDDPRGKKDTDVNYVKTALDALTTGKAVPTLTSEPYGCTVKYKS
- a CDS encoding protein-disulfide reductase DsbD family protein, giving the protein MTRQWRAMWAGVLLWACGAVAWAEVPPSAVRSGALDEGTPRLEAALLVDATQVKHGDPFRVGVRFRMDPEWHIYWKNPGDSGLSTEVSWDTPGTTVGALRWPFPSTFRTPDGFITTHGYHKEVVLFAEAHASAQAQGALTLSAAVDALVCAERCIPAEMVLSRSVPVGPETLRDVAATAAFDAFAAQVPLDGEAAGHTASLSLDAPSLRAGQPFTGTLTVAARDGQPLPGVEADFFVPERLAGIAKVALTQEAPGRFRLEGKAEPGAAAGQAPRLKGVLRLGTAQVGFRPVEVDLAMAPMEAAPPDAVGAAPAPAFAGPGSAVAAVPAVAAPAESSLSLGLALLFAFLGGAILNLMPCVFPVLALKAYGFTRLVQEDRRHVGSHALAYTGGIVGTMGVLAAVVLAVRAGGAQVGWGFQFQEPLFVAAVSAVLVAFALNLFGVYQLGADGTALAGKVDASSGLARSAGEGVLAVVLATPCSAPLLGTAVGFAFAAGPLTVVATFVALGLGLALPFCALVMVPGLAQRLPKPGAWMEVGKQLLGFALLGTTVWLLWVMGGLAGVDGMARLLAFLVAVALGAWLYGQSQSTEGTWRWVGRGVALVLLVGIGGFALRFEEAASGRRASTVTEAQPWEEGAVAAALKAGQPVFIDFTADWCLTCKFNERTVLSREDVRAAFAQHQVAFFVADWTRRDERISARLAAHGRAGVPMYLVISPSAPDRPEVLPELLTQELVIQAVERAAGRRTDAT
- a CDS encoding FG-GAP-like repeat-containing protein, whose product is MPTRLSLALLLLSLAAACIDGHPPINVGELKQVPDAARSTVEVVPASGIPADGVSTARVIITVRDRSGKVLKGQAVAFSATGTDNLLVPPPETDALGVAEGTLASTRAETKVLTVTAGTGSEQVTLAQQPEVTFVPGNSGLSFLTQPPPVSAAGALFSPAVQVRVEDSSGNVPLEPVEVTLVLESVSGGTVLDGSPVQTTTGGTAAFSNLEVRKAGTGYRLRASAPRYASVLSEPFDIVAGAVDPSKTTVVVEPSKLTVVADGEDFTSITLTARDAFGNPVAGQTIGFSVTGTLNVLLPTGGVTGADGTFTTKLSSTKAEQKTVEAVMAGTVLPPHPTVTFVPGPPARLAFRTEPPDTTLVGQPLTPAVQVQVFDAHGNAVQTSGLAVTLTLVASNGATLQGMAARTTATGVATFDDLSIQQPGVGYLLNASAGSLPGVQSEPFDIVSTVPSIEKTTVEVSKSPVVADGVDSTVITVTVRDAFGNSLGGQPVGLAVTGVDNVLSSTGGTTGADGRFSATLRSTKAELKTVEATLGTTVLPPHPEVLFVPGPPAQLVFATQPPDTTPVGQTLTPAVRVQVFDAHGNTVQTSSLAVTLTLVAPNGATLLGTGVRTTALGVATFDDLSIQQPGVGYLLSASAGSLPVVQSEPFDIATLDPSLDQTTVEVSKSPVVADDVDTTTLTVTAKDAFGNPVAGQAVGVTVSGTNNTLSSAGGTTGADGRFSATLRSTRAEAKQVHATLNGAAVAQSPQVVFIAGPAQKLVFFTQPPSSVTAGSPLETVVQVRDAHDNVATAATGPVAMGLEISQGATLQGTTSQVPSSGLATFNDLSIQQAGGGYQLRATSTGLVPAVSDPFAITASVPALITSSLTITPATPVPADNTAQATLLVKVRDAYGNAVVGVPVSLTVSGLGNTLDASSGASNTAGEFVARLKSTRAEVKSVQAQVGSLALDPKNVTFSSGPVHQLVLTAVPTELEADGVAQTFLTATAEDSFGNRIPGLEIVFSASGTQNTFTVPLGTTDGDGQLLSQLSSQTSGVKTVNATGGGKVGSVAVTFLRPGAQVSNPHLPVNPAEGCVTVEYTVSQPQSARATVLIEYESEGVFKRVTQAGSLTGSGLQGITTSPTGTTHAFLWNSTADVPFADAQTRMRFTAQVSGALPSSVILEGVNLRNGLRFEPPGTVPAGPHAQRMGRADLDGDGRMDLVVGSATSSELQVLKGNGLGSFGAPTAVSLGAGENAQALLVADINRDGKPDVLVASSSKKVFLVNGQATGLGTPSLVATLSGVARGLAVGDFNRDGRLDWAGATDAGTVETVLGTASGFAAPSVSTVGGTPGALAAGDFNRDDRLDLAFGDPAGDVQVMLGMGSGSFGAAAPLGVGLGTVALVVTELNRDGQLDLVVARGTQGLVSVAQGNGNGTFSVLPPVNTGGTPSDVVVEDLDGNGHPDVVVAGVGNAVLVLKGRGDGSLAPTPMSVPAGGANAAVVVVDADLSGRPDVVAALGSSGVSVLLNTRADRCEGFIEAARQLAVSSKPSAAVTPDIDGDGRPDLVVASEGNSSLDIARGLGNGTFTAFTSVPIGTGATNPQGLTSGDFNGDGRVDLVTANLNTGNVSLLLDNGAGGYTPSTLSSGSSPRGVATADFDQDGHLDIVAANSGASNVRVFYGNGDGTFGESKTHATGSTPYAVLVVDLNGDGRPDIATANSGASNVTSLRNDGARAFTSLGATLVRPGPRSLDTADFNRDNKPDLVVGNYSDDSVSVLLGQGNGTFAPAINTTANVNNKEFRQPRGVAVGDFNLDGWPDVAVSSNLGYSMAVLLGKPVDATGTYSAFTISSILAAGTSVGSLTGVDLDGDGRQDLVATLSAYNRVAVLRGTGSSVMGTRAYNVLDVTGTADSHGALAADVNRDGKLDLLVANTTSPSVSLLLNDGSGHFPALRRHTASSGAVAVAVGDVNRDGKPDMLVANSTGNSITVHLGDGTGAVESTASRASSSPRYLALVDVDLDGDLDIVAGGSGVSVHLNDGSGTFGNAVAMPSSGGTPRSGVVADFNQDGRLDMAFANNSTTTSVGVMLGSATGTAFGAPKAVNLGAYCSGLAMGDFDQDGKLDLAAACSVSGTGVNANVRVLKGQGNGNFTLQTTLSLPSDGAMEGVVIADLDGDGRLDVAGVATTTASMVVWRGNGAGGFGAPTSWASVGGGQSLASGDFNGDGLVDAFTGGDSQAGVMLGR